The genomic segment TCATCTGCATGGAAATACGGTGCACGAGTTCTACGGGCTTTCTTCAACTCTTTCTTACTTCTTCGCATGGTCTGGAATGAGTCGTTGCACGAGTTCTGCGGGCACAGCAGCAAGTTCTGGAAGCAAAAATGGAAGTGGAGTAGATGAGAGGAGAGGAGAAGAGACGCCTTTCCGAGTCAGTAAACAAAATTTAGTCCGAGAGTAACATGTAAGTTTACCTTCTGGCGTAAAATTGAACAGAGGAGGTAGGGGACGCCCATTTGGCAAACATGCGTTAGGTTCTCTCAAGTCGTCAAAAAACGGATGAGCACATGCCTCCAACTGGTTAAATGAGACGAATAATCAAGAACATGAAGTTCAAAACAGTCATCAGTGGACCAGAAAACGTAAGTtatgctgaaaataatcaagaaatgaTCCTTACAGCAGTGAAACGTAGAGTAGGTGAATATTGGAGCAGCCTTGACACTAAATCCACCGCTTCTGTCGGCATTCGTTTATTAAATATCTAAAGAAGAAAAAACTTCATTTAGATTTCTTTACATTAATGGGACTATATTAATTGGGAAAAGAGAATGAGTGTTTGTAGAATTGGACTCATGTTCACAACAAACCTTATGCCAAGGGTGAGCTTTGATCTGAGGAAACTTGAATTCTCTGTAATCTGGATTCATGCACTTGATTTCTTCTCTCGTAGGTGTCCCCAAAACCTACCGTGCATTTCatatgaaaaaataaaacttaGGATGCACAAAATAAGACTTACAGTAAGAACACAATACAGAATCATTAAACTTAGTGCACCTTAATAATTTCAACTAGTTGATCTACACTGCTTTCTCCGGGAAAGAGAGGCTGCGCATGTGTAAATAAGATCTCAGAATGGAATTCCAATCAAGTTAAGTAAAACAGAATTATTGATCATCGAACCTGTCCTAGAAGTAGTTCAGCCATAACACAACCAACGGACCACATGTCAATTGCAGTTGTGTACTCCGTGGCTCCAAAGATTAGTTCCGGAGCCCTGTAATAACGAGAGCATATGTATGATATATTTGGTTCACCCGGTACCTGCATCAACCCAGAAATCTAAATAACCTCCATATGATGGCACAAATTCAAATTTAGGCATCAAGATGATGTACCAGCATCTTTGCACTTCCAAAATCACAAAGCTTCAGCTGATGCGTGAGGGGATTTACCTGTAGCAAGCATCATAACTAAACAGTTCAGAACTTCAAAGAGATATTATTCCGAGGAAAACACTAAAGCTGTAAATTTGAATAAAACGAACAAATACTTGTTTAACCTTTTGAGGAAATTTGCGGAAACATTCATAGACTACAGAAGTTAAGAGTGCGTGGTACAGAAAGAAGGAAGTATTAACGGCCAAAAAATAACCATACCAAAAGATTCTGCGGCTTTATGTCGCGGTGGCAAACACCAATAACACTATGTATATAATTCAGAGCACGGCAAATCTGCAATATACATGAAACAATACTCAATATTTGCGACAAAAATCCCGAGAATGTGGAAAAAGCTACAAACAACCCAGTGACACAAATAGAACGTTAGATACACGAACCTGATATGTATATAACTGCACATAAAAGACAGGCATGTGTTGATTCACTCTGGTATAGTGCCTTGAAGCTCGATAAACGGTTTCCGAGACATACTCAAGGACAAGATTAAGGTACACCTCATTCTTTTCAGTGGTCGAATAAAAACAATGCTTCAGTTGAACAACGTTAGGATGATTGAGTATGCGCATGATCTGCAGTTCTCTGTTCTTGTATCTTTTATCCTGCAGCACCTTCTTTATGGCTACCGATTCGCACATTTCGAGGCACTTCGCCTAAGaggcaaataataataaaagaaaataaagtcTGTAACTTTTATAGCCTTCCAACCTATGTATTCTCTAGTCACACGCTAGGTTCCAAAATAGACACAAAGCAACCAACTATACATACCTGATAAACAACTCCGAATGAACCAGTCCCAACCACGCGCTCAGCCATATAAGACATTGTCTGAGGAATGGCATAAAAAAGATAATATTGATGATCCCAAATCCCAAATGTAGAAAGAAGACAACTTGGATGAATGTTTACTGGTAGCCATGGACAAAAAACGCCAGGCGACAAAGAAGGATAATTATAATGCGGCAACGGTAATCCAGAAAGAATAAAATCACCTGTTTTGGTTGTCCATCACGACCCCCAACTGACGTCACAATTATCTGACCCGTCTCAGTTCCGTTACCGCTAACAACAGTGGGCTCCATATCCTAGAATAGAAGTTGACATTCGAAATTCAAATATAAAGCCAGATGAAAGATGAACTAATTCAATATTATTTCTGTATTTAGCACAACAAAAAATTATCATAGTGAAAGAGAAAAACCTTTACACTGTCCTCTTGGTTATCAGATTTAATATCATCTCTAATTTTCATTTCTTGCATGTCTTTGGGAAGCTCATCATAGCCAGACTTCTCGGGTCGTCCATGTACATCTGACGTGCTGGCGACAGATTCGGAAGAGTTAGAAGCCATCTGCTGTTCAGGTGCTCTCAAATATTTTTCTCCCGCCTGTACCTCACGGGCAACTATTTGATCTATTTCTTGCTCCACCTTCACCCGTTTGACGCTCGAATCCCCACCCTGCAGCAAATGGAATAACTTTAAAACAATGCTGCCAATCCACTTCCATTAATTTTTCAGATAAAAAATTCCAGCATAATAAAAATTTAGTGTCACAAAAGCTATGCATCAAATGGACAAAGtgggaaaaaaataatttcgaGAAAATCTTCCTCAACCAGGACACCACAAACTTCACCGACCCCTGAAAAAGATTAGTGTGCCCTCTCTGAATACATATTTGCATGAAAAAATCGAACCAACGAAAGAATGAAACTAGCTGATGCAGTAAAACATCACAATCACGGTTACTATTTTAGAAactttacaaaaataaaaagttgAAGAGTATATTTCAAAATTGTTTCCTCGTTTAAATATTCACACTTCTTGCTTCCTATTCAGACACAAGAAAATAAGATATAACCCGTTCCAAAGAAGCTAGTACAAAACACAAATATCCTGTAGACTCCAaaattagtttggttttacttgAACCTAAAAGCTGCCTCTCAAATCTATCTGATCTAAACTTGAATCATATAGTTCGATGAAATATAATAAGAACTCAGATGTTAATCTAAGTGTAACAGTTGAAAGTTTAGCCGATTTTATTCGTATACAATTAGAGCAACAAAGAACCAAAATATAATTGAAAAATGAGATGAAGATGCGGCCGCAAGTTGACAAAactaagctgtaacaacatcttCAAACGGAATGACAAGACTCACCGAAAAACCAAAATTTCGCCACTtccttcaatttttattttccttttaTATACTTTTACCCCAACATAATTCCACAGATTAACAGACAGATGCACAACCTATCTAAAAGTTTCAAACTTTCATTAGTTTCGGCTgttttctcaaaattttcaaGCTACCCAAAGAAATTTCATAACAAGATTTTCAAGAAACGGATACCCACAAACAAATTCGCAAACAAGAACACGAAGGAGAAAAAATTACAGGATCTGAAACGGAGGACCGGCCTGAAGCAATGCTCTTGAGCCGACGCATCATATTCATTTTAACCTTTTCAACCGAACACCAACCAAAAATCAAACCCCAGATGGGAAATGGAGGAAAATGCTTCTCAACTCAATCTTTAATCAAAATAAACACAACCAACGATCAAAAGACAAgcaaaaaggaaaaggaaaaggaaaacaCAAGAATCAGATGAGAAGAAGAAGCAATGAAAGAGCAGgtaaaaatgaaagatttttTCCCCTCTCTCTTCATCCAGCATAGATAACGAGAGAGAGAGAGGGTAAAGACAATGGAAAgaaaaggaaattcaagaaatcCTTTCGGTCAAAAGTTCAACGCCTAATCATTATTCAATCCGAGCAAATTTCTTcccttttgatttttttgtacaGGTGATCGGACTTTCGCTGTGAACCGTTGATTTCACTTTGTGGTGATCTGACGGTGGACAGAGCGGACCAGTTTAAAAGTGAAATGACGAGAATGGACATAGATAGGTGAGGAATTTATTAGACGACTGGCTGAATATTCGGGGGATTTTGGGTTCTCGGCATTTATAATCTGACCGGGCGTTTGCTTGATTGCAGTTAAATTTAgacttttgaaattttgaatctttaAATAAATGTGAACTAATTGACCCTTTTTGTTTATATGTATGCTACATACTAGTTACTACTATGAAAAtgcaatttattatttttaaacacaaattttttttagataCAGTACGATCTCAACATGGATCTTTTATCTGGGTcacaaatgaaaaaaatattactttttatgtcaaaaatatgacttatttattgtaaatatggacaGAATTAGctagtctcacagataaagatatgtgagaccgtctcacaagagacataataatttttaaaatattagattgttttttaaagatttcatttaaagaaaatatttgacatAAAATACTAATTGATTAGGGTTTGAATTTTGGTGGATTCATTCAAGTCTCACCCTATATTTTAGGCAAATGTATAAGTATTTATGATTCATTTTAAATACACCGAAGATAGTTGTTACTTGTTATTTGAAATTTACTATCAACTCAAACTTTTCCATGCAAATTATCCTCAATCAGCTTTAACAAATTGCCTTGAAAcgaaagacaaaaacttgtgtgaaatggtctcacgggtcgtattttgtgagacagatctcttattttggtcatccatgaaaaaatattactttttatgctaaaaatattactttttgtgaatatcggtagggttgatctgtctcacagataaatattcgtgagaccgtctcacaaaagacctactcaaaaaaaattatatatatacatacatatatattataattctttACAAACATTCTTTGTCGTTCCAATTACTGGATTCGGCCCAGGTTATGTGGTTATTGGGCTTGTAAACAATGTGAAGATCTAAACGGCTTGGGCTGAACTCGTACCGATACGTGACACACTAGCCCAACCCAATTCTAGTTTTAATTCTAACATAGTCGAGAAAAATGTGTGCATGTACTAAGTTACACTCAAATCTATAAATATTGTCAATAATTTTGTTCCGTTCTCTGCAAGAAAATTAAAGGAGTGTTTGTTAATATAATCTCTAAAGAGTGAAGGAAAATAAAAAGGTTTTTGTGGTTATTAACaccaaaattttgttttttcttcttttagtTTAATTCAATTTCAGACTCGGTCATATACTAATTCTGATTCTTCAAAAGtgattttgttattttggtCAATAAATGAAGTTTTATTTTGGACACTCTTACTTTCAATATTTTTGTCTGATCCAAAATTATCTTTTATGTTTTCGATATATCTCAAAATTGTATTTTCGATAAACATTTCGATtaagatattatttttggtattttatttatcaaacaATCTATCTTAAAAAAgttttaacatatatatatatatatatatatatatatatatatatatatatatatatatatatatatatatatatatatatatatatatatatatatatatatatatatatatatatatatatatatatatatatatatatatatatatagaccaTATCACTACTAGCACAAGAGGGCTTGGGTTCTTAGCTAAAGCCAGGTTAATGTAAGCCCGGGCAGCATATGATGAGATTCAGATGATAGGGTTTCACACGATGGTCATATATCCTAGTACCTTAGTACAGGTGTCGCTCTCGGGTCCATAGGTATGAGATGCCATGATTTAATATCTTTTGCTTGTCTTTCAACACCGTAAGGATGGTGTGACAAGATCAAGATTGATATGAGTCGTCAGATATGGCAATGTAAAGGAGCAGGGCATGGACATAGTGGTCACGCCTGAAAACCTTCTGACGCCCCACTAACGATATTTGTCGTTTTAAATTTGTAGATCCTCCTACTCGAATACTCTCCGTCTAAATCCAGCATGCCCGAGAAGAAATCCATCCGACCCGACACAATCGTCCACTAAATTCAATCTGATTTACCCAGCCGAtatgaaaatttataatttttttatgatattacaatatattattttcatgAATATAGCAATACgagctattttttttttttttacaatgaaTAGAATAATAATAGATGTGAAATAAATGACGCGTGTACAATGGTAAAATTTACATCAAAATGAgaattatgagatattgttttGAAATAGATATAATACATAATGGCCAGAAACGACTccttctgaaaaaaaaaaaggaaaaagaaaatatacttATGCGACCGATCGAATTATTTTCAATACTTCGATAGATTTCTCATGAATATAATTCCTCATCTCTTCATTATTTTTCTATAAATCTGAATAAAAACAAAGGAGGCAGGTTTACCAAACTAGGAACACATGGAAAATGTATAAAATGCGATGCTTCTTGCCCCATTGGAAAAGGTGAGGACCGAGGTTCCAAGATCCTACAAGATTTGGGTTTAAATCCTTTCTTAAATCGAAATTCTCTAAATCTTCCCATTAAAACACAACCTTTGTTGTGCTTGAacacaaattttatttattctCGATTTCACCACATGTCGGATCTGTTTCTTCTCTTCACAGCATCACAGTGGGCCTGAATTGTACTCCAATCCCGAGCCCAAATACTCTAGCCTCTCCACAAAGCCCAATTTCGATCCACTAAACCCATTTTCCTCATATATTACAAAAAGAGCTGGGTATTCctcttttctttctttcatttttctcattcctTTCTacttctttttgttttttacttttattttttttgttttttccatTTCTTccacattaatttttttttttaattcaactTTAACATATGCATCGAAATTCCTTCGTagaaaaaaaccaaaaaatcttattattcaatataataattaaaagtaAATTTTCAGTAAAACACAACGCCGACGgggtttgaaataattttacagTCTTAAAACACACCTCCATCTTATCAAAACCTCTAATTACCACTTCATAGTAATAATTACTCTAAATTTaactttcaaaaaaaataacataAGGTATTTCACCTATCAAATTTTGTGAAAGCTACCACAAATAAAACAAAGAGATCTATCATATAAATTTCATGGTCCACAATTAGTTATACAATTCAAAAAATACACACACACCTCATTTCCAAGATTAATGACTATTTCAAATTATGGGTGCCATTGacccagtttttttttttaaaaaaaaaaaattaaaataaaataaattcccCATTTTCATTCAAATTCATGATAGGTCTACTTCAATCAATGCAATTTAATGTTACCAATATTTCAATTAGGGTTGCTCTATAATTGTCCGACTCTTTTTTTGGCCACCTATCTTGTCAAACTATTTCTAGCCTTTTTTCCTCCAAGACTTTTCTGCCATGTCGACAAATACACACCTTGCActgtttattattatttgggGTCTTAGGTTCAATTTACaactttaatttttaattttatatgaaaattttagtttttttaaaaaatttatttattttactccATTTTCTGTTTTATATTCTTAAACTTTATCAATATTCAACACAAATCGAATGaatccttaaattttttttaaaaaaaatacgaaGTGTTGTCTCGAGTTTAGTTTCAAAATGTTggtgagtatgtctcttgtgacacggtctcacgaatctttatctgtgatacgGGTTAACCttatcgatatttacaataaaaaataatatttttagcataaaaagtaatattttttcatggatgacccaagtaagagatctgtcttacaaaatacaacccatgaaactgtctcacacaagttttcgtGGTAAAACTTGTGGGCATGAGATATCCAAAAGTTCCACCGAAATTAGTAATTTAAGTTGCAATAATTCAGTAAAAggcatatgatttttattttattttattttattttattttagtggTCAGCgatgatttttattaaacaatTATTGCGCAATAATGTGAAATGACTAATCTTATATTATTCatgtattttgaaatttttgtctTATTTTTTCTCAGTCAACATCTACCCTAAGAAAAGGATAGGTAGTAGGGGGCTCACGCTAGTTGGGACTTGGACAAACTACATGGGTCTTTGGTTGGAGCCCACTTCCATGTGAACGTTGATAGGAAGCCCACTTATCAATGGGCCTTTTCTACGGAGGTCATCACATTTATATTACTGGTTGGTCGTCGCACATGCGATATACACGTGTTCTTTTTAGAACGgagtagttttttttttaaaaaaaaattagaatgaaatttataaaatttcgaAATTGAAATTATAAGAGAAAAAATAAGATGGAAACTAAAAAATGTGGAACATAAATTTAGGTTGTTAAATAGACAAATAatactaataaaaataatagtaaAATAGCTAAATCATTTGAAAATCTATAGAACATACTTCAACATTATAACAACTTTTTGTAGAATGAAATTATTGAGCTTGTAAAAAAATGAAGCAACGAAACTTTACAATGTAAACAAATTTGAGTTGATCTGTCTCATCGGTGAAAAATACAAACAATTTTATGcatattttcacaaaatataTGCCGCACATCTAAATAAGATGATCAATATTTTATCTAGTGCGAACTAAGAAATTTACTTAGTATAAATTGAAATATAACGATTATAGAATATCATATTATTGATCTAGTCAATGCATTGTAGATCCATCATGCCTCAGTCGCCGGTCTCGAGGTATTATAGTATCTTTTGCAACTGAAAACATTGACAATGACAGATAGTTTAAGTCCTAATTCTACACTTGAAAAGGTCCAATTTTTATGGAATTCCCCGATTAAAAAAGTACATTAAATAGTccattttgttgacttttttttaaaaaaaagtagaCATGACTTCCATCCATAACATTAAAAATGACGACGAGACTTGAAACGTCGACATTTAAACTCAATAATTTTTGGAATTGGACCATAAGAAATTAAACGAAAGCAAATGAAAAAATTGCTGTATTTTCTcgattataaatttaaatatatatttggaatttaaaaattataatgggttctaaataatattatatgGTTATGTGTGAAAATATGTGATGATACATCTACGACAattaaatctgaaatggaaacaTCAATGTCCTTTTTATGTATTAAATGTAAATAAATTTCAATGTTCACATTCCATATTCATTCCTGAATTTGGCCTTTTTTTATGATTATAGAACGAACCTAGCAACATCAAACTATATACATTTCCAAATGCCCCTAATTAAATTTACattaattcatattttaaatttaacatTAAAGGTCATATATTTATTTCACACAGATACACACATATCACAAAATTAACaaatgagaccgtctcactgaaattttataatatacATATTTATAAACAAAATCAACCATTTTGCATATAAAATGACCGATTCATTTTCTAATCAGAGAGGGATATATTTATGAGCATATAAATTAGAAAGTGAACATTTACCAACACATTTATGTCCTCTAGAAAAGTGCAtatcttttgtgagacgatctcacgaatattCATCTGTGAAACagatcaaccctatcgatattcacaataaaaataatactcttaacataaaaagtaaaattttttcatggatgaacaaaataagagatctgtctcacaaaatacgacatgtgataCTGCTTACACATGTTTTTGCCTCTACAAAATGTAATTCTATGCAACAATGGGTGGGAATTAGTTAGCATAGAACTTGACAATTTCctaaaactttttttttaaaatttatatataatcgACAGAACTCCCAAATCACATATGAAACGAATTCCGTGGAAAATTTCCCTAGGCCGTACCAAGCCGCCAAAGAGGAAAATATCGTAAGTTAGATTTAAATCAATGGAAATTAACtgtccaaaataataataatcaataaatagcataatatcaaatgcaactTGAAAAGCACTTTTGTCCGAAATGTAATTGGTtgttttctattttatttattttaaaaatagtcGTAGGATCTAGTTAATATTAGcaaaaattaagaaaacacACACGCAAACATAGGGTGGATTATGGGACaccgaaatttaataaaaaatacttCAGTAATAATATCACTTGAAACATGTATATTGTCGGATCCAGCTACTAAAAAACAGGTGAGATTTATAAAACTCGTTGTTTTAAAAAGTAAATATGATATTTCGaacttttattttaaagatatttagtaaattttgatttttttttcatgaatgtcTTTGTACTTCTTTCTCATGTTGGTAAAATCATAAATTCAATTTCGAGATCCAGAAATTaggaaaatatttataattaatctcAGGAAAAACAGTAGGCCTCCAGTGAGATATGTGAGagcagggacggatccaggaatagaAGTTggggggcttgaactcaatatgataagttatatattattaaaaaaaatttacattatatcgttcaacgaagttaTGCTTTacgagattttaaaacataaaattcatcaataatagaatttacatcaatatgtttaggtaaatctcgttcaatatagagtgtcaaacaatcggcaagaaagtc from the Primulina eburnea isolate SZY01 chromosome 3, ASM2296580v1, whole genome shotgun sequence genome contains:
- the LOC140826610 gene encoding shaggy-related protein kinase alpha-like isoform X1, yielding MNMMRRLKSIASGRSSVSDPGGDSSVKRVKVEQEIDQIVAREVQAGEKYLRAPEQQMASNSSESVASTSDVHGRPEKSGYDELPKDMQEMKIRDDIKSDNQEDSVKDMEPTVVSGNGTETGQIIVTSVGGRDGQPKQTMSYMAERVVGTGSFGVVYQAKCLEMCESVAIKKVLQDKRYKNRELQIMRILNHPNVVQLKHCFYSTTEKNEVYLNLVLEYVSETVYRASRHYTRVNQHMPVFYVQLYTYQICRALNYIHSVIGVCHRDIKPQNLLVNPLTHQLKLCDFGSAKMLVPGEPNISYICSRYYRAPELIFGATEYTTAIDMWSVGCVMAELLLGQPLFPGESSVDQLVEIIKVLGTPTREEIKCMNPDYREFKFPQIKAHPWHKIFNKRMPTEAVDLVSRLLQYSPTLRFTALEACAHPFFDDLREPNACLPNGRPLPPLFNFTPEELAAVPAELVQRLIPDHAKK
- the LOC140826610 gene encoding shaggy-related protein kinase alpha-like isoform X2; translated protein: MNMMRRLKSIASGRSSVSDPGGDSSVKRVKVEQEIDQIVAREVQAGEKYLRAPEQQMASNSSESVASTSDVHGRPEKSGYDELPKDMQEMKIRDDIKSDNQEDSDMEPTVVSGNGTETGQIIVTSVGGRDGQPKQTMSYMAERVVGTGSFGVVYQAKCLEMCESVAIKKVLQDKRYKNRELQIMRILNHPNVVQLKHCFYSTTEKNEVYLNLVLEYVSETVYRASRHYTRVNQHMPVFYVQLYTYQICRALNYIHSVIGVCHRDIKPQNLLVNPLTHQLKLCDFGSAKMLVPGEPNISYICSRYYRAPELIFGATEYTTAIDMWSVGCVMAELLLGQPLFPGESSVDQLVEIIKVLGTPTREEIKCMNPDYREFKFPQIKAHPWHKIFNKRMPTEAVDLVSRLLQYSPTLRFTALEACAHPFFDDLREPNACLPNGRPLPPLFNFTPEELAAVPAELVQRLIPDHAKK